From Mus pahari chromosome 20, PAHARI_EIJ_v1.1, whole genome shotgun sequence, the proteins below share one genomic window:
- the Carmil2 gene encoding capping protein, Arp2/3 and myosin-I linker protein 2, protein MAQTPDSISCELKGEITRFLWPKEAELLLKTWLPQEGAEQSHILALLRWRAYLLHTCLPLRVDCTFSYLEVQAMALQETPPRVTFELESLPELVLEFPGVAALEQLAQHVAAAIKKVFPRSTLGKLFRKPTPSSLLARLERSHPLESTVPSSPCGGFLETYEALCDYNGFPFREEIQWDVDTIYHRQGCRHFCLGDFSHFGSRDLALSVAALSYNLWFRRLSCEDMKLSLEVSEQILHMTSQSSYLEELVLETCGLRGDFVRRLAQILAGHFNSGLRELSLSGNLLDDRGMAALSRHLEHCPGALRRLSLAQTGLTPRGMRALGRALAMNTTFDSTLTHLDLSGNPGALGPSQDSGGLYIFLSRPNVLAYLNLAGTDAALGTLFTALSGGCCSSLTHLEASRNIFSRTKSQAAPAALQRFLGGARMLQHLGLAGCKLPPEALRALLEGLALNTQIRDLHLDLSACELRSMGAQVIQDLVCDAGALSSLDLSDNGFGSDMVTLVLAIGRSRSLKHVALGRNFNVRCKETLDDVLHRIAQLMQDDDCPLQSLSVAESRLKQGASVLIRALGTNPKLTALDISGNAIGDAGAKMLAKALRVNTRLRSVIWDRNNTSALGLLDVAQALEQNHSLKSMPLPLNDVTQAHRSRPELTTRAVHQIQACLWRNNQADSTSDLKPRLQPLGLISDHSEQEVNELCQSVQEHMELLGCGAGPQGEVAVHQAEDAIQNANFSLSILPILYEAGRSPSHHWQLQQKLESLLGQVGEICRQDIQDFTQTTLDTTRSLCPQMLQTPGWRKQLEGVLVGSGGLPELLPEHLLQDAFARLRDMRLSITGTLAESIVAQALAGLHAARDRLVESLTQQAPVTVAPAVPPLGGNELSPFETGGLEELFFPTEKEEEREQDDGSSWKWLEPSNCFHLVSSLPGAAEEAERDPELAAPGEDAEPQAGPSARGSPSPAAPGPPAGPLPRMDLPPAGQPLRHPTRARPRPRRQHHHRPPPGGPQVPPALLQEGNGLTARVDEGVEEFFSKRLIQQDHLWAPEEDPAAEGGTTPVPRTLRKKLGTLFAFKKPRSTRGPRPDLETSPGAAARARKTTLGDLLRPPARPGRGEEPGGAEGGTSSPDPARRNRPRYTRESKAYSMILLPAEEEAAVGTRPDKRRPLERGDTELAPSFEQRVQVMLQRIGVSRGSAGAESKRKQSKDGEIKKAGSDGDIMDSSTETPPISIKSRTHSVSADPSCRPGPGGQGPESATWKTLGQQLNAELRGRGWGQQDGPGPPSPCPSPSPRRTSPAPDILSLPEDPCLGPRNEDGQLRPRPLSAGRRALSVHEDQLQAPAERPLRLQRSPVLKRRPKLEAPPSPSLGSDLGSKPLPPYPTEPSSPERSPPPPATDQRGGGPNP, encoded by the exons ATGGCTCAGACCCCAGACAGCATATCCTGTGAACTGAAAG GCGAGATCACCAGGTTCCTGTGGCCCAAAGAGGCTGAGCTGCTGTTGAAAACCTGGCTTCCCCAGGAAGGTGCTGAGCAAAGCCATATCCTG GCACTGCTTCGATGGAGGGCATATTTGCTGCACACCTGCCTTCCCCTGAgg GTGGACTGCACGTTCAGCTACCTGGAGGTCCAGGCCATGGCACTACAGGAAACACCTCCTCGG GTCACCTTTGAGCTGGAGTCCCTGCCTGAACTGGTCCTGGAGTTTCCTGGTGTGGCTGCCCTGGAACAGCTGGCTCAGCATGTGGCTGCTGCCATCAAAAAGGTCTTCCCTCGTTCAACCCTTGG GAAGCTATTCCGGAAACCCACACCCTCGTCACTGCTGGCTCGACTGGAGAGAAGCCATCCTTTAGAGTCCACCGTACCCAGCAGTCCCTGTG GTGGCTTCTTGGAGACATACGAAGCTCTGTGCGATTACAATGGCTTCCCATTCCGAGAGGAGATTCAGTGG GATGTGGACACTATCTACCATCGCCAGGGCTGCCGCCACTTCTGCCTTGGAGATTTCAGCCACTTTGGCAGCCG AGACCTGGCCTTGAGTGTAGCTGCCTTATCTTATAACCTGTGGTTCCGGCGCCTCTCCTGCGAGGACATGAAGCTG AGCCTGGAGGTCTCGGAACAGATTCTGCACATGACGAGTCAATCCTCCTATTTGGAGGAGCTGGTGCTGGAGACGTGTGGTCTGCGAGG AGACTTCGTTAGGCGACTAGCCCAGATCCTGGCAGGACATTTTAATTCTGGACTTCGGGAGCTCAGCCTGTCTGGGAACTTGCTGGATGACAGAG GTATGGCTGCACTCAGCCGACACCTTGAGCACTGTCCAGGAGCATTAAGGAGACTCAGCCTAGCACAGACAGGGTTGACACCTCGAG GAATGAGAGCTCTAGGCAGGGCACTGGCAATGAATACTACCTTTGACTCCACCCTGACCCACCTGGATCTTTCTGGGAACCCTGGGGCACTGGGACCCTCACAGGATAGTGGG GGCCTGTATATTTTCCTGAGCCGTCCTAACGTCCTGGCGTATTTGAATCTTGCAGGCACTGACGCCGCTCTAGGCACG CTCTTCACGGCCTTATCTGGTGGCTGCTGCTCCAGCCTCACCCATCTGGAAGCTTCGAGGAATATCTTCTCTCGCAC GAAGTCCCAAGCAGCACCAGCCGCACTGCAACGCTTCCTTGGTGGTGCGAGGATGCTACAGCACCTGGGCCTGGCGGGCTGCAAGCTGCCACCCGAAGCGCTCAG GGCCCTTCTAGAAGGTCTCGCGCTCAACACTCAGATCCGCGACTTGCACCTAGATCTCAGTGCGTGTGAG ctGCGCTCTATGGGTGCCCAGGTGATACAAGACTTAGTTTGTGATGCGGGTGCCTTGAGCTCCTTGGATCTGTCGGATAATG GCTTTGGTTCAGACATGGTGACTCTGGTGCTTGCCATCGGGAGGAGCCGGTCTCTGAAACACGTGGCCCTTGGAAGGAACTTCAACGTTCGGTGCAA GGAGACTCTGGATGATGTCCTGCATAGGATAGCCCAGCTCATGCAGGATGACGACTGT CCTTTGCAGTCGCTATCGGTGGCTGAGTCGCGGTTGAAGCAGGGTGCCAGCGTCCTGATCCGGGCTTTGGGCACCAATCCTAAACTGACAGCGCTGGATATCAGTGGCAATGCCATAGGGGATGCTGGCGCCAAGATGCTGGCCAAGGCTCTACGCGTCAACACCAGGCTACG GTCTGTGATCTGGGACCGGAACAACACATCCGCTCTGGGCCTGCTGGATGTGGCACAAGCCCTGGAACAGAACCACAGCCTCAAGTCCATGCCGCTGCCACTGAACGATGTAACCCAGGCTCATCGCAGCCGGCCAGAACTGACAACTCGAGCAGTCCATCAG ATCCAAGCCTGTCTCTGGAGGAACAACCAGGCAGACTCTACTTCGGACCTCAAGCCCCGCCTTCAGCCCTTGGGTCTGATTTCAGACCACTCAGAGCAG GAGGTGAACGAGCTATGCCAGTCAGTACAGGAGCACATGGAGCTGCTGGGCTGTGGGGCTGGGCCCCAGGGTGAGGTTGCCGTGCACCAGGCTGAGGACGCCATCCAGAATGCCAACTTCTCTCTCAGC ATCCTTCCCATTCTCTATGAGGCTGGGAGGTCCCCAAGCCACCACTGGCAGCTGCAGCAGAAGCTAGAGAGCCTCTTGGGTCAGGTGGGCGAGATCTGCCGCCAAGACATCCAG GACTTCACTCAGACCACCCTGGATACCACAAGGAGCCTCTGCCCACAGATGTTGCAGACACCTGGCTGGAGGAAGCAGCTAGAGGGAGTTCTGGTGGGCTCCGGGGGCCTCCCAGAGCTGCTTCCGGAACATCTGCTGCAAGATGCCTTCGCTAGGCTGAG GGACATGCGCCTGTCAATCACAGGGACCCTAGCAGAGAGCATTGTGGCTCAGGCTCTTGCAGGTCTTCATGCAGCCCGAGATCGACTG GTGGAGAGTCTAACTCAGCAGGCACCAGTGACGGTGGCCCCTGCTGTACCACCACTGGGTGGAAATGAGCTCAGCCCCTttgagactgggggattggaaGAGCTTTTCTTTCCTacggagaaggaagaggagagagaacag GATGATGGTTCTTCATGGAAATGGCTTGAGCCCAGTAACTGTTTTCATCTGGTCTCCTCCCTTCCTG GTGCTGCTGAGGAAGCGGAACGGGACCCCGAGCTGGCAGCTCCGGGGGAAGATGCAGAGCCGCAAGCCGGGCCGTCTGCACGCGGCTCTCCAAGCCCCGCCGCCCCGGGGCCACCCGCCGGCCCTCTGCCTCGCATGGACCTGCCACCCGCCGGTCAGCCCCTACGCCACCCGACCCGAGCCCGACCGAGACCACGTCGCCAGCACCACCACCGCCCGCCGCCGGGGGGCCCCCAG GTGCCCCCAGCCCTGCTTCAAGAAGGGAATGGGCTCACTGCTCGCGTGGATGAGGGTGTGGAGGAATTCTTCTCCAAAAGGCTGATCCAGCAGGACCACCT CTGGGCCCCAGAGGAGGATCCAGCCGCGGAGGGAGGTACCACTCCCGTTCCCCGCACACTTCGAAAGAAGCTGGGTACCCTCTTTGCCTTTAAGAAACCTCGTTCAACAAGGGGTCCGCGACCTGACTTGGAGACCAGCCCTGGAGCAGCAGCTCGCGCCAGAAAAACCACACTTGGGGATCTGCTGCGACCACCGGCCCGTCCAGGCCGTGGTGAGGAACCTGGAGGGGCCGAAGGCGGCACCAGCAGCCCTGACCCTGCGCGCAGAAATCGGCCTCGGTACACGCGGGAAAGCAAGGCTTACTCCATGATACTGCTGCCTGCTGAGGAGGAAGCAGCTGTGGGTACCAGACCTGATAAG AGGCGGCCTCTGGAACGGGGAGACACAGAACTGGCTCCATCTTTTGAGCAGCGGGTACAAGTGATGCTGCAGCGGATCGGCGTGAGCCGGGGCAGTGCGGGTGCCGAGAGCAAGAGGAAGCAa AGTAAAGACGGCGAGATCAAGAAGGCAGGCTCTGATG GTGACATTATGGACAGTTCCACAGAGACCCCTCCCATCTCAATCAAGTCCCGCACCCACTCCGTGTCTGCTG ATCCCTCATGTAGACCTGGGCCAGGAGGCCAGGGGCCCGAGTCTGCCACCTGGAAGACCCTGGGACAGCAGCTGAATGCAGAGCTCAGAGGCCGTGGCTGGGGCCAACAGGATGGTCCAGGACCCCCCTCCCCGTGTCCCAGCCCAAGTCCCCGAAGAACCAGCCCCGCCCCAGACATCCTGAGTCTCCCTGAGGACCCCTGCTTGGGCCCCAGGAATGAAG ATGGCCAGCTGAGGCCGAGGCCTCTCTCGGCAGGCCGACGAGCACTGTCTGTGCATGAGGACCAGCTCCAGGCCCCCGCGG